Proteins from a genomic interval of Rhodococcus rhodochrous:
- a CDS encoding S1C family serine protease gives MSGRGGSVLLVALATTASLVASAPALVDVALPPPPPAPVAPPPTPLTADELTARTLPVVVTIDASAGWTGMTGTGIVITPDGTVVTNHHVVSGATDISAVSGANGLIYDAEVLGYDRERDLAVLRLGTASDLPAAAIAEDLPPVGSRVTAFGNSEGGGVVVATPGTIVEFDRNVVVRDATDGSRHRLTGMIRTDAPIRPGDSGGPLVDEYGTVVGINTAGAVQRNTDTSPDTTPEAYAVPITEAITVVEQVRTGVSDGSVHVGPTPRLGASVTTARRDGQDLGAEVLWVSYDSPAYHAGLDAGDVVVSFDGERVSSTGELEERLLRHRPGDVVSIEWTIENGERRSADIVLESGPAR, from the coding sequence GTGAGTGGGCGGGGCGGATCGGTGCTGCTGGTCGCGCTCGCGACCACCGCCAGCCTCGTCGCATCGGCACCGGCCCTGGTCGACGTGGCGCTCCCTCCCCCACCACCGGCGCCGGTCGCCCCTCCCCCGACGCCGCTGACCGCCGACGAACTCACCGCCCGCACCCTGCCGGTCGTCGTGACGATCGACGCGAGCGCGGGATGGACGGGCATGACGGGCACCGGGATCGTGATCACTCCCGACGGCACGGTCGTCACGAATCATCATGTGGTGAGCGGAGCCACCGACATCAGCGCGGTGAGCGGTGCGAACGGACTGATCTACGACGCGGAGGTCCTCGGCTACGACCGCGAACGCGATCTCGCCGTCCTGCGACTCGGCACCGCGAGCGATCTTCCGGCCGCCGCGATCGCCGAGGACCTGCCGCCGGTGGGCAGCCGGGTGACGGCCTTCGGTAATTCCGAGGGTGGTGGGGTCGTCGTGGCGACCCCCGGCACCATCGTCGAGTTCGACCGCAATGTGGTGGTCCGCGACGCCACGGACGGTTCGCGTCACCGCCTCACGGGGATGATCCGCACCGACGCCCCGATCCGGCCGGGCGATTCCGGCGGGCCGCTCGTCGACGAGTACGGAACGGTCGTGGGGATCAACACCGCGGGTGCAGTGCAGCGGAACACCGACACCTCGCCCGATACGACCCCCGAGGCGTACGCCGTGCCCATCACCGAGGCGATCACGGTCGTCGAACAGGTTCGGACGGGAGTGAGCGACGGGTCGGTGCACGTGGGCCCCACACCTCGGCTGGGCGCGAGCGTCACCACCGCCCGCAGGGACGGGCAGGATCTCGGGGCCGAGGTGCTGTGGGTGTCCTACGACAGTCCCGCCTATCACGCCGGTCTCGACGCCGGCGACGTCGTGGTGTCGTTCGACGGTGAGCGCGTCTCGTCGACCGGGGAACTCGAGGAACGTCTGCTCCGTCACCGCCCCGGCGACGTCGTGTCGATCGAGTGGACCATCGAGAACGGCGAAAGACGTTCCGCTGACATCGTTCTCGAATCAGGACCCGCACGCTGA
- a CDS encoding MFS transporter, producing MSNHTASPTHRRPRLARGPVRPFAHPQYRLLILALAAGLLSVGTWLIAVVWQVVEMGGGPAELSSVAVGPAVGMLLVALLGGVLADRIPQRTLLLATYIARAVLVAVTAALAVNGSIAFWHLTVAGFALGLANGVQFPAYSALLPSIVPPQDLLAANGVEGVLRPTLMQAAGPAAASAVVAASSPAVAMCTVALLEVVGALCILAMHPTAVRRDDTQAGGSSGFRSVVDDLAEGMRFTVRTPWLLGTLLFGSVVVFCVLGPIEVLIPFAIREATGGGPSQHAMVMAGFGVGGAVGSMLVASLRLPRRYLTVPLLMWGLGCIPLVVIGVSGSVPIMVVAVFVVGALFNAGSVVWGTLLQRRVPAHLLGRVSSLDFFVSIVFMPLSMAAAGPLALTVGLAPTFAVAGIVPAVAAVIVIVAARTPRDEIADPLDLVPVEAEEVAPVDEEVVPAECRS from the coding sequence ATGAGCAACCACACCGCATCACCGACGCACCGGCGTCCGCGCCTGGCGCGCGGGCCCGTGCGGCCGTTCGCCCATCCGCAGTACCGCCTGCTGATCCTGGCGCTCGCGGCGGGACTGCTGTCCGTGGGCACCTGGCTCATCGCGGTGGTGTGGCAGGTCGTCGAGATGGGTGGCGGCCCGGCCGAACTGTCCTCGGTCGCAGTGGGACCGGCCGTGGGCATGCTCCTCGTCGCACTTCTCGGGGGCGTGCTCGCCGATCGGATCCCGCAGCGCACCCTGCTCCTCGCGACGTACATCGCACGGGCGGTGCTGGTCGCGGTGACGGCTGCGCTCGCCGTGAACGGATCGATCGCGTTCTGGCATCTCACCGTCGCGGGTTTCGCACTCGGACTCGCCAACGGCGTCCAGTTCCCGGCCTATTCGGCACTGTTGCCGTCCATCGTCCCGCCACAGGACCTGCTCGCCGCCAACGGTGTCGAGGGTGTGCTCCGGCCGACGCTCATGCAGGCGGCCGGTCCGGCGGCGGCGAGCGCCGTCGTCGCCGCCTCGTCCCCCGCGGTCGCCATGTGCACGGTCGCGCTCCTCGAGGTGGTCGGGGCGCTGTGCATCCTCGCGATGCACCCGACCGCGGTCCGCCGCGACGACACGCAGGCCGGTGGATCGAGCGGATTCCGTTCCGTGGTCGACGATCTCGCGGAGGGTATGCGGTTCACCGTGCGCACGCCGTGGTTGCTCGGAACGCTCCTGTTCGGGTCCGTCGTGGTCTTCTGCGTGCTCGGACCGATCGAGGTGCTGATCCCGTTCGCGATCCGCGAGGCGACCGGGGGCGGGCCGTCGCAGCACGCGATGGTGATGGCCGGATTCGGTGTCGGTGGGGCCGTCGGGTCGATGCTCGTGGCGTCGCTGCGGCTGCCGAGGCGCTATCTCACCGTCCCGCTCCTGATGTGGGGGCTGGGTTGCATCCCCCTCGTCGTCATCGGCGTCTCCGGGTCGGTACCGATCATGGTCGTGGCGGTGTTCGTCGTCGGCGCCCTCTTCAATGCCGGATCCGTCGTGTGGGGCACCCTGCTGCAACGGCGGGTACCCGCGCACCTGCTGGGCCGGGTGTCGAGTCTCGACTTCTTCGTCTCGATCGTGTTCATGCCGCTGTCGATGGCCGCGGCCGGACCGCTGGCCCTCACGGTCGGGCTCGCGCCGACCTTCGCGGTGGCGGGGATCGTGCCGGCCGTCGCGGCCGTGATCGTGATCGTCGCGGCCCGGACGCCGCGCGACGAGATCGCCGATCCGCTCGATCTCGTCCCGGTGGAGGCAGAGGAGGTCGCCCCGGTGGACGAGGAGGTCGTCCCCGCGGAGTGCCGGAGTTGA
- a CDS encoding RNA-binding S4 domain-containing protein, giving the protein MGGSVRVDSWTWSVRLFKTRSAAASACRAGHVRVDGVTAKPSTPVTIGAEVRVRAHGTEKIVEVTQLVNKRVGAPIAATAYIDHSPPPPPKEILAALPRRDRGAGRPTKKERRELDRLRGFADDD; this is encoded by the coding sequence ATGGGTGGAAGCGTGCGCGTGGACAGCTGGACGTGGTCGGTCCGGTTGTTCAAGACCCGGTCCGCCGCGGCGAGCGCGTGCCGCGCCGGGCACGTCCGCGTCGACGGTGTGACGGCCAAGCCGTCGACGCCGGTGACGATCGGAGCCGAGGTCCGCGTACGCGCGCACGGTACGGAGAAGATCGTCGAGGTCACCCAGCTCGTGAACAAGCGCGTGGGTGCACCGATCGCCGCGACCGCCTACATCGATCACAGTCCCCCGCCTCCGCCGAAGGAGATCCTCGCGGCGCTCCCCCGTCGCGACCGCGGGGCGGGCCGTCCGACGAAGAAGGAACGCCGCGAACTCGACCGTCTCCGCGGTTTCGCCGACGACGACTGA
- a CDS encoding helix-turn-helix transcriptional regulator — protein sequence MSPVRRGETLPIYNRIRVLRAERGLSRAQLAELVEVNPQTVGALERGDHYPSLDLAFRICDVFGLPVEAVFSRTEFTPLSTELYKPRKEA from the coding sequence ATGAGTCCGGTACGCCGTGGGGAAACACTCCCCATCTACAACCGCATCCGCGTCCTGCGCGCGGAACGCGGACTGAGCCGCGCGCAACTGGCCGAACTCGTCGAGGTGAACCCGCAGACCGTCGGCGCCCTGGAACGAGGCGACCACTACCCGAGCCTCGATCTGGCCTTCCGTATCTGCGATGTCTTCGGACTGCCGGTCGAAGCCGTCTTCTCCCGTACCGAGTTCACGCCGTTGTCGACCGAGCTGTACAAGCCTCGAAAGGAGGCCTGA
- a CDS encoding ABC-F family ATP-binding cassette domain-containing protein, which translates to MSATLRIDGLSASRGERVLFDGLDLTVAPGDVIGLVGANGAGKSTLLTTLAGIGDADVTGSVILSPPDATIGYLAQEPERVPGETILGFLSRRTGVAEAERVMNAAAERLGESGEDDYTPALERWLALGGADLAERAEKVVDDLGLDVGLDAPMTSLSGGQAARAGLAALLLSRYDVLLLDEPTNDLDLAGLERLERFVEETRTALVVVSHDREFLARTVTGIVELDPVQQQISVYEGGYEAYLVEREVARRHAREQYEEFADTKSQLEERARMQRNWLEHGVRNARRKSKDNDKIGRKYRAEATEKQAAKARQTQRRIERLDVVEEPRKEWELRMSIAAAPRSGTVVATLDEAVVRRGDFVLGPITTQVEWGDRIVVTGPNGAGKSTLLRLLLGTIEPDSGRASLGSGVLVGEIDQARSLFEGDEPLVEAFGRNVPDWPDADVRTLLAKFGLKGHHVLRTASSLSPGERTRAGLALLQARGVNLLVLDEPTNHLDLPAIEQLEQAVDSFEGTLLLITHDRRMLETTRTTRRWMLDDGKLSEELL; encoded by the coding sequence GTGAGCGCAACACTTCGTATCGACGGCCTGTCGGCCTCCCGCGGGGAACGTGTCCTGTTCGACGGACTCGATCTCACCGTCGCACCCGGCGACGTGATCGGCCTCGTGGGGGCCAACGGCGCCGGGAAATCGACGTTGCTCACGACCCTCGCGGGGATCGGTGACGCCGATGTCACCGGCTCGGTGATCCTCAGCCCGCCCGACGCCACGATCGGCTATCTCGCGCAGGAACCCGAACGGGTGCCGGGCGAGACGATCCTCGGCTTCCTCTCCCGGCGCACCGGTGTCGCCGAGGCCGAACGCGTCATGAACGCCGCCGCCGAGCGCCTCGGCGAGTCCGGCGAGGACGACTACACCCCGGCCCTCGAACGGTGGCTGGCGCTCGGCGGCGCCGACCTGGCCGAGCGCGCCGAGAAGGTGGTCGACGACCTCGGTCTGGACGTCGGTCTCGACGCTCCGATGACGTCGCTCTCCGGTGGCCAGGCCGCGCGCGCCGGGTTGGCGGCGCTGCTGCTCTCGCGCTACGACGTGCTCCTGCTCGACGAACCGACGAACGACCTGGATCTGGCGGGCCTCGAACGGCTCGAACGGTTCGTCGAGGAGACGCGCACGGCACTGGTGGTCGTCAGCCACGACCGCGAGTTCCTCGCGCGCACCGTGACGGGCATCGTCGAACTCGATCCCGTGCAACAGCAGATCTCGGTCTACGAGGGTGGGTACGAGGCGTATCTCGTCGAGCGCGAGGTGGCTCGCCGGCACGCGCGTGAGCAGTACGAGGAGTTCGCCGACACCAAGTCGCAGCTCGAGGAACGCGCTCGGATGCAACGCAACTGGCTCGAACACGGCGTCCGCAACGCGCGCCGCAAGTCCAAGGACAACGACAAGATCGGACGCAAGTATCGCGCGGAGGCCACCGAGAAGCAGGCGGCGAAGGCGCGTCAGACGCAGCGGCGCATCGAGCGGCTCGACGTCGTCGAGGAGCCGCGCAAGGAATGGGAACTGCGCATGTCCATCGCCGCCGCCCCGCGCAGCGGCACGGTGGTCGCGACCCTCGACGAGGCCGTCGTCCGGCGGGGCGACTTCGTCCTCGGGCCGATCACCACGCAGGTCGAGTGGGGCGACCGCATCGTCGTCACCGGCCCGAACGGCGCCGGGAAGTCCACGCTGCTCCGGTTGCTGCTCGGCACGATCGAGCCGGATTCCGGTCGCGCGTCGCTGGGCTCGGGTGTGCTCGTCGGCGAGATCGATCAGGCCCGCAGCCTGTTCGAAGGGGACGAACCGCTGGTCGAGGCGTTCGGGCGCAACGTGCCCGACTGGCCGGACGCCGACGTGCGGACCCTGCTGGCGAAGTTCGGCCTCAAGGGTCACCACGTCCTGCGGACGGCGTCGTCGTTGTCGCCGGGTGAACGCACCCGCGCGGGCCTCGCGTTGTTGCAGGCACGCGGCGTCAATCTGCTGGTGCTCGACGAACCCACCAACCACCTGGATCTGCCGGCGATCGAACAACTCGAGCAGGCCGTCGACAGTTTCGAGGGAACCCTGCTGCTGATCACGCACGATCGCCGCATGCTGGAGACCACACGGACGACACGTCGATGGATGCTCGACGACGGGAAGCTGAGCGAGGAGTTGCTGTAG